Proteins encoded together in one Aurantiacibacter aquimixticola window:
- a CDS encoding inositol monophosphatase family protein, whose protein sequence is MAFHSEVHALLRKVSEEAILPHYQSLSAAQIEDKGGNDPVTVADKKSEEMLRDGLEKIVPDLAFVGEETTHADPSTADGLSGDCWIVDPLDGTRNFADGRPPFGIIVAMASGGEAHSGWIYDCLSGRMCTAHRGKGAFVDEERVTARETGDTPPVAAISLIFMEEARREAVKRHICPHYSLVDIPYCAAEQYPRLALGENDVSIFERTLAWDHAAGVLWLNEAGGKAARMDGSPYRVDADIYGGLIGAASPRQFDLMAERLASLD, encoded by the coding sequence ATGGCTTTTCACAGCGAAGTCCACGCGCTGCTCCGCAAGGTCAGCGAAGAGGCGATCCTGCCGCACTATCAATCGCTCAGCGCCGCGCAGATCGAGGATAAGGGCGGCAATGACCCGGTAACTGTCGCCGACAAAAAGTCCGAGGAAATGCTCCGCGACGGCCTGGAAAAGATCGTCCCCGACCTCGCCTTCGTCGGCGAGGAGACAACCCACGCCGATCCCAGCACGGCGGATGGCCTGTCAGGCGATTGCTGGATCGTCGATCCGCTGGACGGGACGCGCAATTTCGCAGATGGCCGCCCGCCTTTCGGGATCATCGTCGCAATGGCTTCGGGCGGAGAAGCGCATAGCGGCTGGATCTATGACTGCCTCAGCGGCCGCATGTGCACCGCGCATCGCGGCAAGGGTGCCTTCGTCGACGAAGAGCGCGTGACAGCGCGCGAAACCGGCGATACGCCGCCCGTCGCCGCCATATCGCTAATCTTCATGGAAGAAGCGCGGCGAGAGGCTGTGAAGCGGCATATCTGCCCACATTACAGCTTGGTCGACATTCCCTATTGCGCCGCCGAACAATATCCGCGCCTTGCGCTCGGCGAAAACGACGTTTCGATCTTTGAACGCACACTAGCGTGGGATCACGCGGCGGGCGTGCTCTGGCTGAACGAGGCAGGCGGGAAAGCCGCCCGCATGGACGGCTCACCCTACCGGGTCGATGCCGACATCTATGGTGGGCTGATCGGCGCCGCCTCGCCCCGGCAATTCGACCTGATGGCCGAGCGGCTCGCGTCGCTGGATTAA
- the trxA gene encoding thioredoxin yields MATKTVTDASFQSDVLDADKPVLVDFWAEWCGPCKMIAPALEEISEELSDQVTIAKMDIMENPDVPGKMGVQSIPFLVLFKNGEPVAQQMGAAPKNALKSWLEGEL; encoded by the coding sequence ATGGCCACCAAGACCGTAACCGATGCCAGCTTTCAGTCCGACGTGCTCGACGCCGACAAGCCGGTGCTCGTCGATTTCTGGGCCGAATGGTGCGGCCCGTGCAAGATGATCGCGCCCGCTTTGGAAGAGATTTCCGAAGAGCTGTCCGACCAGGTGACGATCGCCAAGATGGACATCATGGAAAATCCGGACGTACCGGGCAAGATGGGCGTCCAGTCGATCCCGTTCCTCGTGCTGTTCAAGAATGGCGAGCCGGTTGCCCAACAGATGGGAGCGGCTCCGAAGAATGCCCTGAAGAGCTGGCTGGAAGGCGAGCTTTAA
- the addA gene encoding double-strand break repair helicase AddA has protein sequence MSGKVFKLQDKQAAAVEPEDSVWLSASAGTGKTQVLSARVLRLLLTEGVAPEQILCLTFTKAGAAEMATRVNEVLANWVRMPDEQLGADLANIGSDIRPETVQRARTLFASVLDCPGGGLRIDTIHAFAQWLLSAFPEEAGLIPGTRPMEDRDRDLLAGRVLRELLVEWQDNDPAAVEALEMLSLRMGPDGARSWLMRCALAREAWFGPAAWQPPMQDRVKRLIGLPADATASELAHDCVDGTHGVDLVRKVMWKYDGWGTKSGQKFAGLIGDWLLLSPEERFAQSGAFLGQLYNDRGLLKYQSSLEKKDDGVTALAGELYDWLTGVADQAALLALVDIITPALEIGRKFAIAWDEAKKREGLVDFDDLIRRAAKLLMNKDMSAWIRYKLDRQFDHILVDEAQDTNAQQWAIIDALTDDFFSGAGQKGDRQRTIFVVGDYKQAIFGFQGTSPQNFARAQARYAELLRVRRENALAERRNLSAHTLQELGLGRSYRTAQPILDVVDAVIDAIGHEAIGLSRTPEPHRGFQRPGLVTLWQPVPGRPEDEGEEDGPEIGVSETERRMADKIAEQVKAWLDRGYPLVKDEKNPRNATPGDIMVLVRKRRELAGLIVARLHAAGVRVAGVDRLRLGAPLAVKDLMAALRFAAQPRDDLSLACLLVSPIFGWSQEQLLEHGYRPKGRPLWDHLRDGDAPLVAQTVEALRDLLARADFEPPQALLHWMLVGPWKARGKLVARLGREANDPIDELLNAALQFSANSTPSLQGFIRWFDAGEGELKREAEGGEDQVRVMTVHGSKGLQAPIVILADACGDPDASRTGGLSLEEELPGATEGLELPLPPLAKEERVGRVSQAEEAAKAAERQEHWRLLYVAMTRAEEALFVGGALGKREKEPAEDSWYARLQPLFGEDWLDDPIWGARMQRGELPPPVEQRSQADLALPIVLPDWATRPIGEEPRPPRPLAPSASAEEQGADPPLAAEQAAIAARRGVLIHALLERLPDVPRDMRASGGRAWLERHGSDLSPAEREEMLERALAVLDVPEWRELFGPDGLAEVPLAATVGDQVIAGTADRLLVTPERVLVADFKTARRPPTRLDDVPQSTLSQMGAYAAALSVIYPGRAIEAAVLYTQTPQLIAIPADMLAANKPHLRTSQGKLSTPVR, from the coding sequence GTGAGCGGTAAGGTGTTCAAGCTGCAGGACAAACAGGCCGCAGCCGTGGAGCCGGAGGACAGCGTCTGGCTTTCGGCCAGTGCTGGGACAGGCAAGACGCAGGTGCTTTCTGCCCGCGTGCTCCGATTGCTGCTGACCGAAGGTGTCGCGCCGGAGCAGATCCTGTGCCTGACGTTCACCAAGGCAGGCGCGGCCGAAATGGCAACGCGCGTGAACGAGGTGCTGGCCAACTGGGTTCGTATGCCGGACGAGCAGCTCGGGGCGGATCTGGCGAATATCGGCTCCGATATCCGCCCGGAAACGGTGCAGCGCGCCCGCACCCTGTTTGCCAGCGTGCTCGATTGCCCAGGCGGTGGCCTCCGCATCGACACGATCCACGCCTTCGCGCAGTGGCTCCTGTCCGCCTTCCCGGAGGAGGCGGGCCTGATCCCCGGCACCCGCCCGATGGAGGATCGTGATCGCGACCTGCTGGCGGGCCGCGTATTGCGCGAATTGCTGGTCGAGTGGCAGGATAACGATCCGGCGGCGGTCGAGGCGCTGGAGATGCTTTCCCTTCGCATGGGCCCGGACGGTGCGCGAAGCTGGCTGATGCGCTGCGCTTTGGCGCGCGAAGCTTGGTTCGGCCCAGCTGCGTGGCAGCCGCCAATGCAGGATCGGGTCAAGCGTCTGATTGGCCTGCCTGCGGACGCGACGGCAAGCGAGTTGGCGCACGATTGCGTGGACGGAACGCACGGCGTCGACCTCGTCCGCAAGGTGATGTGGAAATATGATGGCTGGGGCACGAAAAGCGGTCAGAAATTTGCAGGGCTCATCGGCGACTGGCTGCTGCTCTCGCCCGAAGAACGGTTCGCGCAGAGCGGCGCGTTTCTCGGCCAGCTTTACAACGACAGGGGCCTGCTCAAATACCAGTCAAGCCTTGAAAAGAAAGATGATGGCGTCACTGCCCTCGCAGGCGAACTTTATGACTGGCTCACCGGCGTCGCGGACCAGGCCGCGCTGCTGGCTCTGGTCGATATCATCACACCGGCACTGGAAATCGGGCGCAAATTCGCGATCGCTTGGGACGAGGCCAAGAAGCGCGAGGGGCTGGTCGACTTCGACGATCTGATAAGACGCGCTGCCAAACTGCTGATGAATAAAGATATGTCGGCCTGGATACGCTACAAGCTGGATCGGCAGTTCGATCATATCCTGGTGGACGAGGCGCAGGATACGAACGCGCAGCAATGGGCCATCATCGACGCGCTGACGGACGATTTTTTCTCCGGTGCGGGGCAGAAGGGAGACCGGCAGCGCACGATCTTTGTTGTTGGCGATTACAAGCAGGCGATCTTCGGGTTTCAGGGCACCAGCCCGCAGAATTTCGCCCGCGCACAGGCCCGCTATGCCGAGCTGCTGCGCGTCCGGCGGGAAAATGCGCTGGCGGAGCGGCGCAATCTGTCCGCGCACACGCTGCAGGAGCTTGGTTTGGGCCGCTCCTATCGCACGGCGCAGCCCATACTCGACGTGGTGGACGCTGTTATTGATGCCATCGGGCATGAAGCGATTGGTCTATCGAGAACGCCCGAACCGCATCGCGGTTTTCAACGACCCGGCCTGGTCACGCTATGGCAGCCGGTGCCGGGTCGGCCGGAGGATGAGGGCGAAGAAGACGGGCCCGAAATCGGCGTGTCAGAAACCGAGCGGCGGATGGCGGACAAAATCGCTGAGCAGGTGAAGGCCTGGCTCGACCGCGGATATCCCCTCGTGAAGGATGAGAAAAACCCGCGCAACGCAACGCCGGGCGACATCATGGTCCTGGTCCGCAAGCGCAGGGAATTGGCGGGCCTGATCGTTGCCCGGTTGCATGCGGCGGGCGTTCGGGTGGCGGGTGTCGACCGGCTCCGGCTCGGCGCGCCACTGGCAGTTAAAGACCTCATGGCCGCCCTCCGCTTCGCCGCCCAGCCTCGGGACGATCTCTCGCTTGCCTGCCTGCTTGTCTCGCCGATCTTCGGGTGGTCGCAAGAGCAGCTGCTGGAGCATGGCTACCGCCCGAAAGGCCGGCCGTTATGGGATCACCTTCGCGACGGCGATGCACCGCTGGTGGCGCAGACGGTTGAAGCTTTGCGCGATCTGCTCGCCCGCGCCGATTTCGAGCCGCCGCAAGCGCTGCTGCACTGGATGCTCGTCGGCCCGTGGAAAGCGCGCGGAAAGCTGGTCGCGCGGCTCGGCCGGGAGGCGAACGACCCCATCGACGAATTGCTCAACGCCGCGCTGCAATTCTCCGCCAACAGCACGCCGAGCCTGCAGGGTTTCATCCGCTGGTTCGATGCCGGCGAGGGCGAGCTGAAGCGAGAAGCCGAAGGCGGCGAAGATCAGGTGCGGGTGATGACCGTGCACGGTTCGAAGGGCCTGCAGGCGCCGATCGTCATTCTGGCCGATGCCTGCGGCGATCCCGATGCATCACGCACGGGAGGCCTTTCCTTGGAGGAAGAGCTGCCAGGCGCAACTGAGGGACTGGAACTGCCGCTGCCGCCTCTCGCCAAAGAGGAACGCGTCGGCCGCGTCTCGCAAGCCGAGGAGGCCGCAAAAGCGGCGGAGCGACAGGAGCACTGGCGTTTGCTCTACGTCGCGATGACGCGGGCGGAGGAGGCGCTCTTTGTCGGCGGCGCGCTCGGCAAGCGGGAGAAAGAGCCGGCCGAGGACAGCTGGTATGCCCGGCTGCAGCCGCTCTTCGGTGAGGACTGGCTGGACGATCCGATATGGGGCGCGCGCATGCAACGCGGCGAATTGCCGCCACCGGTGGAGCAGCGTTCGCAGGCCGATCTCGCTCTGCCGATTGTGCTTCCGGACTGGGCGACGCGGCCCATCGGCGAGGAGCCGCGGCCTCCGCGTCCACTCGCGCCTTCCGCCAGTGCAGAGGAACAGGGCGCGGATCCGCCGCTTGCCGCAGAGCAGGCCGCCATCGCCGCACGGCGCGGTGTGCTGATCCACGCATTGCTGGAGCGACTGCCCGACGTGCCGCGAGATATGCGCGCGAGCGGAGGCCGGGCGTGGCTGGAGCGGCACGGGTCCGACCTCTCTCCCGCCGAGCGCGAGGAAATGCTGGAGCGCGCGCTGGCCGTGCTCGACGTGCCCGAATGGCGCGAGCTGTTCGGGCCGGATGGGCTGGCCGAGGTTCCGCTCGCTGCGACTGTTGGCGATCAAGTGATTGCAGGCACGGCTGACCGATTGCTAGTAACGCCCGAGCGGGTGCTAGTGGCCGATTTCAAAACCGCGCGCCGCCCGCCGACGCGGCTGGACGACGTGCCGCAGTCGACGCTGTCGCAAATGGGCGCCTATGCCGCCGCGCTGTCCGTCATATATCCCGGCCGCGCCATCGAGGCGGCCGTGCTTTACACGCAAACCCCGCAGCTGATTGCCATTCCCGCGGATATGCTCGCCGCAAACAAACCGCATCTGCGGACAAGCCAAGGAAAGCTATCCACGCCTGTGCGTTGA
- the argJ gene encoding bifunctional glutamate N-acetyltransferase/amino-acid acetyltransferase ArgJ, which yields MELKRSPLALPFPDMSAIDGVTLRVARARYKDWDRADLTYAELAEGTASAGVFTKNVCCSSEVELGRESVAQGRARALIVNAGNSNAFTGYRGREAVEQIMAQVADELGCETSQVLVSSTGVIGVPLPKDRAREGVSAVLRAAPCGWEEAAAAIGTTDTFTKGATTAAMLGDTRVTLNGIIKGSGMIAPDMATMLGYIFTDAAVEPTFLQHCLERANAQTFSCITVDSDTSTSDTVLAFATGKADNAPLASFDDPGADAFMAALADLCRQLAHLVVRDGEGAQKFIAVTVTGATSDESARRIGLAVANSPLVKTAIAGGDANWGRVVMAVGKAGEPADRDRLGIAFGGHWAAREGLPLENYDERPVAEHLAGREVDITVDIGLGDGRATVWTCDLTHGYISINADYRS from the coding sequence ATGGAACTCAAACGCTCACCGCTCGCTCTGCCTTTCCCCGACATGTCCGCGATCGACGGCGTAACGCTGCGCGTGGCGCGGGCGCGCTATAAAGATTGGGACCGCGCGGATCTGACCTATGCAGAACTGGCCGAGGGCACCGCGTCGGCAGGCGTGTTCACGAAGAACGTGTGCTGCTCCAGCGAGGTCGAGCTGGGCCGGGAAAGCGTGGCGCAAGGCCGCGCGCGAGCGCTGATCGTCAACGCAGGCAATTCCAATGCCTTCACCGGCTATCGCGGGCGCGAGGCGGTGGAGCAGATCATGGCGCAGGTGGCGGATGAGCTGGGCTGCGAAACGTCCCAGGTGCTGGTATCCTCGACCGGTGTGATCGGCGTTCCGCTGCCAAAGGACCGGGCGCGCGAGGGCGTCTCGGCTGTGCTTCGGGCTGCGCCATGCGGCTGGGAAGAAGCCGCCGCCGCGATCGGCACGACCGATACCTTCACCAAGGGCGCGACGACCGCGGCGATGCTGGGCGACACCCGCGTCACGCTGAATGGCATCATCAAGGGCAGCGGCATGATCGCGCCTGACATGGCGACCATGCTCGGCTACATTTTCACAGACGCTGCGGTGGAGCCGACATTCCTCCAGCACTGCCTGGAACGCGCAAACGCGCAGACATTCAGCTGCATCACCGTCGATAGCGATACGTCGACGAGCGATACCGTCCTCGCTTTCGCAACGGGCAAAGCGGACAATGCGCCGCTTGCGAGCTTCGACGATCCGGGCGCAGATGCCTTCATGGCGGCATTGGCAGACCTGTGCCGCCAGCTTGCCCATCTCGTGGTGCGCGACGGCGAAGGGGCGCAGAAATTCATCGCCGTGACCGTCACCGGAGCGACGAGCGACGAGAGCGCGCGCCGCATCGGGCTGGCCGTGGCCAATTCGCCGCTGGTGAAGACGGCGATTGCTGGCGGCGACGCGAACTGGGGCCGCGTCGTCATGGCGGTTGGCAAAGCGGGCGAGCCTGCTGACCGCGACCGGCTGGGCATCGCATTCGGCGGGCACTGGGCGGCGCGCGAAGGCTTGCCGCTGGAGAATTACGACGAGAGGCCGGTGGCCGAGCACCTCGCGGGACGCGAAGTGGACATCACGGTCGATATCGGCCTTGGCGACGGGCGCGCAACCGTGTGGACCTGCGACCTGACCCATGGCTACATCTCCATCAATGCGGATTACCGCTCGTGA